Proteins from a genomic interval of Chionomys nivalis chromosome 7, mChiNiv1.1, whole genome shotgun sequence:
- the Cfap97d1 gene encoding sperm axonemal maintenance protein CFAP97D1, producing MNNSLDYLAYPVIVSNHRQSTTFRKKLDFGHYVLHKNRVQIVKPTVDTRPPMAHTHHILKLSKLQGEQKRIDKIEYENKQLCQKIANAHRGPAKVDCWNEYLSKSLNREARNRELVRITMENQGILKRLGDRKPHYDRRASEVDWQNSRRYIRNTTRYLLSHEE from the exons ATGAACAATTCCCTGGATTACCTGGCCTACCCTGTTATCGTCTCTAATCACAGGCAAAGTACAACCTTCAGGAAGAAACTGGACTTTGGCCATTACGTATTGCACAAGAATAGAGTACAAATAG TGAAGCCGACTGTTGATACCAGACCGCCAATGGCGCACACACATCACATTCTAAAACTGAGCAAACTCCAG GGTGAACAAAAGAGAATCGACAAAAttgaatatgaaaataaacaactATGCCAGAAAATTGCCAACGCCCATCGCGGCCCTGCCAAGGTGGACTGCTGGAATGAGTATCTTTCAAAAAg CTTAAACAGAGAAGCAAGGAACCGAGAGCTAgtgagaatcaccatggaaaaCCAGGGCATCCTAAAGAGGCTGGGTGACCGCAAACCCCACTATGACCGCAGGGCATCGGAGGTGGACTGGCAG aatTCAAGACGCTATATCAGAAATACAACAAGATATCTTCTCTCCCACGAAGAATAG